From Callithrix jacchus isolate 240 chromosome 15, calJac240_pri, whole genome shotgun sequence, one genomic window encodes:
- the PIGX gene encoding GPI alpha-1,4-mannosyltransferase I, stabilizing subunit encodes MMVSENFDVEAPNYLSKESEVLIYARRDSQCIDCFQAFLPVHYRYHRPHSKDGETFTVVSNPDLLIYCDQEFSILKCWAHSEVAAPCALENEDICQWNKMKYKSVYKNVILQVPVGLTIHTSLVCSVTLLITILCCTLILVTVFKYGHFSL; translated from the exons ATGATGGTTTCGGAAAATTTTGATGTAGAGGCCCCTAACTATTTGTCCAAGGAATCTGAAGTTCTCATTTATGCCAGACGAGATTCACAGTGCATTGATTGTTTTCAAGCCTTTTTGCCTGTGCACTACCGCTATCATCGGCCACATAGTAAAGATGGAGAAACCTTTACTGTGGTCAGTAACCCAGATTTGTTGATATATTGTGACCAAG AGTTCTCGATTTTGAAATGCTGGGCTCACTCAGAAGTGGCAGCTCCTTGTGCTTTGGAGAATGAGGATATCTGCCAGTGGAACAAGATGAAGTATAAATCA gTATATAAGAATGTGATTCTGCAGGTTCCAGTGGGACTGACTATACATACCTCTTTAGTATGTTCTGTGACTCTGCTCATTACAATCCTGTGCTGTACTTTGATCCTTGTAACAGTTTTCAAATATGGCCATTTTTCCCTATAA